In the Candidatus Poribacteria bacterium genome, GGTGGTATGATCTATGGCGGCGAAGACCAGATCGGGTTTGTATTCCTCTATATCCCGGATCAGACGATCCAGGGTTGTGACAAATCTATGGATAGGTTCGATATCCATCCTTTCCAGCGCCCTTGCCATTCTCTTATACTCCTTTGGCCTGCTGCCGCCGTAGAGTTCGGGGAATTGAGAGCTGAAGATGATCATCCTCATATTTCATCCCTCCCTCGGTTTAAGAGCGACGGTTATGAGCCTGTCCGCTTTATCCGCGGCGATCTCCCTATCCCTGAAATTTCCGAAGCATTTCACATCCTTAAATCCTGTCCCTTCGAGCAGGTATCGTATCTCCGGATACGTCAGCAATCTTATATGATGAACCTCTCTGTTCTCCAGCGTTTCCGATCCGATCTTTATAGTGGCATGTTCAGTTTGAATCCATATGGCGTTGACCTCATCTATACGGTATTTCAATCTACGTTCGACGCTGATGCCATCTCCTTTTCCTCTATGCACCTCTTCGCTTTGAAATCCCACCCTGAAGAACTTGAAAGGGCTTATCAGATCGAGGATCAAAATCCCGCCCGGCCTGAGGGATCTATGGAAACCCTTCAGGGCGGCGACTATCTCATCGTTTTCGTTGAGGTGATTGAGCGAGCTGAACATGCAGAACATGGCATCGAAGGTTCCTGATTTGAAGGGCAGATACCGCATATCACCTCGGACCACCGGGAGATCTCCGCCCTCCTGAAGACAGCAGGAGAGCATGGCGGAGCTGAAATCGACACCGATCACATCATATCCGAGCCGCCTGAGAGGTATGGCAAGCCTCCCTGTGCCGCAGGCAATATCTAGGACGAGATTCACCTCCCTGTGAGCGAGACTTCGGAACGCCCAGTCCAGGAAATCGACCTCAGCCTGTCTGTCCCTTATCCTATCGTATATTATCCGACAGTATATCGCGAAGAGCTCATTATATCTTCTATCTTTATCTCTTTCCATATTATTCCCACCCTTTCCTTCTCAGAGAGGATGTTCCCGTTCTCATCCACGGCATAGCATGCACCGTCTATGATTTTAGTCAGGACACTTCCCCTGGTATCCTTTGATGGCAGAATCTGCGGCGCGTCCAGAATACCTGTTCTCACGGCATCGGCGAGGTTCTTCGGATCCGTGAACGGGTCATCGCATCGTTCTTCGCCGAGCCTTTTTATAGCGCCCAATATCACCTTTGCCTCGGCTTTCAGCTCCTCCTTTCTTCGCTGCACGTCGGGATCAAGGGTCATCTCAGGCATGCCGTTAATGGC is a window encoding:
- a CDS encoding class I SAM-dependent methyltransferase; translation: MERDKDRRYNELFAIYCRIIYDRIRDRQAEVDFLDWAFRSLAHREVNLVLDIACGTGRLAIPLRRLGYDVIGVDFSSAMLSCCLQEGGDLPVVRGDMRYLPFKSGTFDAMFCMFSSLNHLNENDEIVAALKGFHRSLRPGGILILDLISPFKFFRVGFQSEEVHRGKGDGISVERRLKYRIDEVNAIWIQTEHATIKIGSETLENREVHHIRLLTYPEIRYLLEGTGFKDVKCFGNFRDREIAADKADRLITVALKPREG